One window of Lemur catta isolate mLemCat1 chromosome 3, mLemCat1.pri, whole genome shotgun sequence genomic DNA carries:
- the LOC123634679 gene encoding L-lactate dehydrogenase B chain-like yields the protein MATLKEKLIAPVAEEEAAVPNNKITVVGVGQVGMVCAISIPGKSLADEFALVDVLEDKLKGEIMDLQHRSLFLQTSKILADKDYSVTTCSKIVVVTAGILQQEGESRLNLVQRNVNVFKFIIPQIIKYSPDCIIIVVSNPVDILTYVTWKLSGLPKHRVIGSGCNLDSAQFRYLMAEKLGIHPSSCHGWILGEHGDSSVAVWSGVNVADVSL from the coding sequence ATGGCAACTCTTAAGGAAAAACTCATTGCACCGGTTGCAGAAGAAGAGGCAGCGGTCCCAAACAATAAGATCACTGTAGTGGGTGTTGGACAAGTTGGTATGGTGTGTGCTATCAGCATTCCGGGAAAGTCTCTGGCTGATGAATTTGCTCTTGTGGATGTTTTGGAAGATAAGCTTAAAGGAGAAATTATGGATCTGCAGCATCGGAGCTTATTTCTTCAGACATCTAAAATTTTGGCAGATAAAGATTACTCTGTGACCACCTGTTCTAAGATTGTGGTGGTAACTGCAGGCATCCTTCAGCAAGAGGGGGAGAGTCGTCTCAATCTGGTGCAGAGAAATGttaatgtcttcaagttcattatTCCCCAGATCATCAAGTACAGTCCTGATTGCATCATAATTGTGGTTTCCAACCCAGTGGACATTCTTACGTATGTTACCTGGAAACTAAGTGGATTACCCAAGCACCGTGTGATTGGAAGTGGGTGTAATCTGGATTCTGCTCAATTTCGCTATCTCATGGCTGAAAAACTTGGCATTCATCCCAGCAGCTGCCATGGATGGATTCTGGGAGAACATGGTGACTCAAGTGTGGCTGTGTGGAGTGGAGTCAATGTGGCAGATGTTTCTCTCTAG